A genomic window from Serratia liquefaciens includes:
- a CDS encoding dihydrodipicolinate synthase family protein, whose amino-acid sequence MGRYQAIDIAGVNPIVAMPFKANGEIDPLSFTQLLEHLAATGVQGMTLFGIASEFPKLEEPERERLAEIFISELAGAPLYRAISVTDHSSEVAVKRARHYQTLGADALMLLPPFFLQPSPQAIQQHIFAVLEAVDIPVMVQYAPSETGLPITPQQLADVAARYPHAVFKIECNPPVEYTKEFLQLAPEANVLNGYAGLYMLQMLAAGGKGVMPGCSFSEIYLLIYRHWQAGEVEQANGLHQALLPYIQRWMSHCEYIIQIEKTILQRRNIIATDYCRHPGWQLTADDHQTIDRFLSRFSL is encoded by the coding sequence ATGGGCCGTTACCAAGCTATCGACATTGCAGGGGTCAACCCTATCGTCGCCATGCCGTTCAAGGCCAATGGCGAAATCGACCCGCTGAGTTTTACCCAGTTGCTGGAGCATCTGGCAGCAACCGGCGTTCAGGGAATGACGCTGTTTGGCATCGCCAGCGAATTCCCGAAGCTCGAGGAGCCTGAGCGTGAACGCCTGGCGGAGATATTTATCAGCGAACTGGCAGGAGCCCCGCTGTATCGTGCTATCTCGGTCACCGATCACAGCAGCGAAGTCGCCGTCAAACGCGCTCGTCATTATCAAACTCTGGGCGCCGACGCTTTGATGCTGCTGCCCCCCTTTTTCCTTCAACCCAGCCCACAGGCGATCCAGCAGCATATTTTCGCCGTTCTGGAGGCCGTAGACATCCCGGTAATGGTGCAATACGCGCCGAGTGAAACCGGTTTGCCGATCACTCCGCAACAATTGGCCGACGTGGCAGCCCGCTATCCCCATGCGGTGTTCAAAATTGAATGTAATCCGCCGGTGGAATACACCAAAGAATTTCTGCAACTGGCCCCTGAAGCCAACGTGCTGAACGGCTATGCCGGGCTTTATATGTTGCAGATGCTGGCGGCGGGCGGCAAAGGCGTGATGCCGGGTTGCTCGTTCAGCGAGATTTACCTGCTTATTTATCGCCATTGGCAGGCCGGCGAAGTGGAACAAGCGAACGGGCTGCATCAGGCATTGTTGCCTTACATCCAACGCTGGATGAGCCACTGCGAATACATCATTCAGATCGAAAAGACGATCCTGCAACGACGCAATATCATCGCCACCGATTACTGCCGCCACCCCGGTTGGCAACTGACCGCCGACGATCACCAGACGATCGATCGATTTCTAAGTCGGTTCTCTCTGTAA
- the ilvD gene encoding dihydroxy-acid dehydratase, with the protein MSGCGTCGSGGCGSHFNPILEGDDGALKRALYKSMGHSDEQLRRPVIAVVNSYTNATAGHANLNELTAKVLQGIEEAGGVGMVFGTIAPCDGIAEGHLGMRYILAAREVITASIEVMMRAHRFDGMVLLGSCDKIVPAMLMAAARLDIPAIMVNGGPMYPAEYKGKHWDGNIVTEAIGWKMRGEIDEAEFAHIENIAEPGPGSCTMYGTANTMCCIGEVLGMSLPGSSTLPAVSAERRECAIETGRTAVELVLNGINARQIITAESIRNAVIYLLATGGSTNAILHLQAIHYEAELGHLPLSVFDELSHQVPLVASLYPASEHDMIDFWEAGGVPAVELEIAKLLDLNALTVTGKTKAEMLAKTRPSRRPEVIHTLAIPVRNEAGVAVLHGNLSPLGCVVKPAAVPENLMRFRGPAVVFNSEQESVEAIMSGQIRPGSALVLRYEGPKGGPGMPEMYKPMKSLEGMGLADSCALITDGRFSGSNRGLFVGHISPEAVDGGELALVQDGDDISIDIPARTLTLHVSETMLAQRRQNWQSVDKEVPRGFLRLYRRWALPAAQGAVLADREEE; encoded by the coding sequence ATGAGCGGATGTGGAACCTGTGGCAGCGGCGGTTGCGGCTCGCATTTCAACCCTATTCTGGAGGGCGATGACGGCGCTTTGAAGCGTGCACTATACAAATCCATGGGGCACAGCGACGAACAACTGCGCCGTCCGGTGATCGCCGTGGTCAACAGCTATACCAACGCGACCGCCGGCCACGCCAACCTGAACGAACTGACGGCCAAGGTATTGCAGGGCATTGAAGAAGCCGGCGGGGTCGGCATGGTGTTCGGCACTATTGCCCCCTGTGACGGCATCGCAGAAGGGCATCTCGGCATGCGCTACATTCTGGCTGCTCGTGAAGTGATCACCGCCTCCATCGAAGTGATGATGCGTGCCCATCGTTTCGACGGCATGGTGTTGCTTGGCTCCTGCGACAAAATTGTCCCCGCCATGCTGATGGCGGCGGCACGGCTGGATATTCCGGCCATCATGGTCAACGGCGGGCCGATGTACCCGGCTGAATATAAAGGCAAACATTGGGACGGCAACATCGTCACCGAGGCCATCGGCTGGAAGATGCGGGGCGAGATCGATGAGGCGGAATTTGCCCATATCGAAAATATTGCCGAACCCGGCCCGGGTTCCTGCACCATGTATGGCACCGCCAACACCATGTGCTGCATCGGTGAAGTGCTGGGTATGAGCCTGCCGGGCAGCAGCACGCTGCCGGCGGTGTCGGCCGAACGCCGCGAGTGCGCTATCGAAACCGGACGCACCGCGGTGGAACTGGTATTGAACGGCATCAATGCCCGCCAAATCATCACCGCCGAGTCGATTCGCAATGCGGTGATCTACCTGCTGGCAACCGGCGGCTCCACCAATGCCATCCTGCATCTGCAAGCCATTCACTACGAGGCGGAACTGGGCCACCTGCCGCTGTCCGTCTTCGATGAACTGAGCCATCAGGTACCGCTGGTCGCCTCGCTCTACCCGGCCAGCGAACATGACATGATTGATTTTTGGGAAGCGGGTGGCGTACCGGCAGTAGAGCTTGAGATTGCCAAACTGCTCGATCTCAACGCGTTAACCGTCACCGGCAAAACCAAAGCGGAAATGCTGGCGAAAACCCGGCCAAGCCGCCGCCCGGAAGTCATCCATACCCTGGCCATTCCTGTCCGCAATGAAGCCGGCGTCGCCGTACTGCACGGTAATCTGTCGCCTCTCGGCTGCGTGGTGAAGCCTGCGGCCGTGCCGGAAAATTTGATGCGCTTCCGGGGACCTGCCGTGGTGTTCAACAGCGAGCAAGAATCCGTCGAGGCGATTATGTCCGGCCAGATTAGGCCGGGTAGCGCCCTGGTCCTGCGCTATGAAGGGCCCAAAGGCGGCCCCGGCATGCCGGAAATGTATAAACCGATGAAGTCGCTGGAAGGCATGGGCCTGGCTGACAGTTGCGCTCTGATCACCGACGGCCGTTTCTCCGGCTCCAACCGCGGGCTGTTTGTCGGCCATATTTCACCTGAAGCGGTGGACGGCGGCGAGCTGGCATTGGTGCAAGACGGTGACGATATATCCATCGATATTCCCGCGCGTACCCTGACGCTGCATGTCAGCGAGACGATGTTGGCGCAGCGGCGCCAAAACTGGCAGTCCGTGGACAAAGAAGTGCCACGCGGCTTCCTGCGTTTATATCGTCGCTGGGCTTTACCTGCTGCGCAGGGTGCCGTACTGGCCGATCGGGAGGAGGAATAA
- a CDS encoding MFS transporter, producing the protein MKLTTETPTTEQAAETRVYGKITRRLIPFLILCYFFAYLDRVNVGFAKLHMQDALSFSDTVYGLGAGIFFIGYFIFELPSNLLMQRFGPRFWIARIMATWAILSAAMMFVTTPTTFYVLRFLLGVAEAGFFPGIVFYLTLWFPSWRSARTLGLFILVTPLSVIIGSPLSGLILKLFENVGGLHNWQWLFLVEAIPSFVLAFVVLRYLDNNVDEAKWLTVEEKKIVQTDLAKDRANRDRAANGKASHSLKEMLANRYVWLLALIFFSFNVGYYGVSFWLPSIIKTSGISDDLQIGLLAALPYVFGAVFMIWNSRHSDLKQERRWHIAIPAVIGCIGLTLSAYCSGSTFWMMTWICVAMSGTLALIPTYISLPGTLLSGTAAAAGIALVNSVGNLAGFFGPTVLGWLKDQTGQTDSGLYILAGFLLLCAPLIFMLPAKLVSPGKTPGMHYQDVAQPDAEDPLNITERF; encoded by the coding sequence ATGAAGCTGACCACGGAAACCCCTACGACGGAACAGGCCGCTGAAACGCGGGTGTACGGAAAAATTACCCGCCGCCTGATCCCTTTCCTGATTTTGTGCTATTTCTTCGCCTATCTGGACCGCGTTAACGTCGGGTTCGCCAAGCTGCATATGCAGGATGCCCTGAGCTTCAGCGATACCGTTTATGGCCTGGGCGCCGGCATATTCTTCATCGGCTATTTTATTTTCGAGCTGCCAAGCAATCTGCTGATGCAACGCTTCGGGCCGCGTTTTTGGATTGCCCGCATCATGGCTACCTGGGCGATCCTGTCCGCGGCCATGATGTTTGTTACCACGCCAACCACCTTCTATGTATTGCGTTTCCTGCTTGGCGTGGCCGAAGCCGGCTTCTTCCCCGGCATCGTGTTCTATTTAACGCTGTGGTTCCCTTCATGGCGTTCCGCCCGCACGCTGGGGTTGTTTATTCTGGTTACGCCGCTGTCGGTAATTATCGGCAGCCCGCTCTCAGGGCTGATCCTCAAACTGTTCGAAAATGTCGGCGGTTTACATAACTGGCAGTGGCTGTTCCTGGTCGAGGCCATTCCCTCTTTCGTACTGGCCTTTGTGGTACTGCGTTACCTGGATAACAACGTGGACGAAGCCAAATGGCTCACCGTCGAAGAGAAAAAGATCGTTCAAACCGATCTGGCCAAAGATCGCGCCAACCGCGATCGGGCGGCAAACGGCAAAGCGTCCCACAGTCTGAAAGAGATGTTGGCTAACCGCTATGTCTGGTTGCTGGCGCTGATTTTCTTCAGTTTCAACGTCGGATATTACGGCGTCAGCTTCTGGCTGCCTTCCATCATCAAGACTTCGGGCATCAGCGACGATCTCCAAATCGGCCTGCTGGCAGCCCTGCCCTACGTGTTTGGCGCGGTATTTATGATATGGAACAGCCGCCATTCCGATCTGAAACAGGAGCGTCGCTGGCATATCGCCATTCCGGCGGTCATTGGCTGTATCGGCCTGACGTTGAGCGCCTACTGCAGCGGTTCCACCTTCTGGATGATGACGTGGATCTGCGTAGCGATGTCCGGCACCCTGGCGCTGATCCCCACCTATATCAGCCTGCCCGGCACGCTACTTTCAGGCACCGCCGCTGCCGCCGGTATTGCACTGGTGAACTCTGTCGGCAACCTCGCGGGTTTCTTCGGCCCCACGGTGCTCGGCTGGCTGAAAGATCAAACCGGACAAACCGACAGCGGTCTGTACATTCTGGCGGGCTTCCTGCTGCTCTGTGCACCGTTGATTTTCATGCTGCCTGCCAAGCTGGTCTCCCCCGGCAAAACCCCTGGCATGCATTACCAGGATGTTGCTCAGCCTGACGCTGAGGATCCTTTAAATATCACTGAGAGATTTTGA
- a CDS encoding glycosyltransferase has protein sequence MTAVATPGHVYPMLGIARHLIAQGHQVRVMTGALFRERAEAIGAKFVAFDPKVDFDYRYLEEHFPQRAALPPGNEQMALALKDFFAAPIPLLNQQLRTVIAAEATDLLMVENCFYGVLPLLQVEDRPPVIGIGVTPLSFSSEDSIFYGPRIPPALLPRELRREQLVDDATRALIDEVQQSFDAAMTQSGGRPLHQPFSDALIGGCDRFLQLATPALEYRRDDLPASVRFIGPLRSASAQPPADALWDEADQRPLVIVSQGTLANVDLHQLIVPTLKALAQLPVRVLATTGGRSVDGLSDLLPDNARVREFISFEHWLPRAAVLITNGGYGSINYALDQGVPLIIAGTGEDKLEAASRVVAAGCGINLHTSNPDESQLRHAVQQILTQPAYRQHAAWVQADYARHDALAAIAKEVAALTA, from the coding sequence ATGACCGCCGTGGCAACGCCCGGTCACGTTTACCCAATGCTGGGCATTGCCCGGCACCTGATCGCACAAGGGCACCAGGTTCGGGTGATGACCGGCGCGTTGTTCCGTGAACGTGCGGAGGCGATAGGGGCGAAGTTTGTTGCCTTCGATCCGAAGGTCGATTTCGACTACCGCTATCTCGAGGAACATTTTCCGCAACGAGCTGCACTGCCGCCGGGCAATGAGCAGATGGCGCTGGCGTTGAAAGACTTCTTCGCCGCCCCAATCCCGTTGCTGAATCAACAGCTGCGTACGGTGATCGCCGCCGAGGCTACCGATCTGCTGATGGTGGAAAACTGTTTCTACGGGGTATTGCCGCTGCTGCAGGTGGAGGATCGTCCTCCGGTTATCGGTATCGGCGTAACGCCGCTGTCATTCTCGTCTGAAGATTCCATCTTCTACGGGCCGCGCATTCCTCCGGCGCTGTTGCCGCGGGAGTTGCGTCGCGAACAGCTGGTGGATGACGCTACACGTGCCTTGATAGATGAGGTGCAGCAGAGTTTTGATGCCGCGATGACGCAATCCGGTGGCAGGCCGCTGCACCAACCCTTTAGCGATGCCTTGATCGGCGGTTGCGATCGTTTCTTGCAACTGGCGACCCCTGCGCTGGAGTATCGGCGTGACGATCTGCCGGCCAGCGTACGATTTATTGGCCCGTTGCGAAGCGCGTCGGCGCAACCGCCTGCCGATGCTCTTTGGGATGAAGCCGATCAGCGGCCGCTGGTGATTGTCAGCCAGGGCACACTGGCGAATGTCGATCTGCACCAGTTGATTGTTCCGACGCTTAAGGCGCTGGCACAGTTACCGGTACGGGTGCTGGCGACCACCGGTGGTCGTTCGGTCGACGGGCTGTCGGATCTGCTGCCGGACAATGCCAGAGTACGGGAGTTTATCTCTTTCGAACACTGGCTACCGCGGGCCGCGGTGCTGATCACCAACGGCGGTTACGGTTCGATCAACTACGCGTTGGATCAGGGTGTGCCGTTGATTATCGCCGGTACCGGCGAGGACAAGCTCGAGGCGGCTTCTCGGGTGGTGGCGGCTGGCTGCGGAATTAATCTGCACACCAGCAATCCGGATGAGTCGCAACTGCGTCATGCCGTGCAGCAGATCCTGACGCAACCGGCTTATCGGCAGCACGCGGCATGGGTTCAGGCCGATTACGCCCGCCATGATGCGCTGGCGGCTATCGCCAAAGAGGTGGCGGCGTTAACTGCTTGA
- a CDS encoding 2-dehydro-3-deoxy-6-phosphogalactonate aldolase, with the protein MSPEIFFQQWQQQPLPLVAILRGITPAEAEPVAETLLDCGFRYLEVPLNSPSPYDSIRSIRHTVGDRGFVGAGTVLNVQQVEEVAKAGGQLIISPNADAAVIGHSRYLNLIGLPGVATPSEAFAALAAGASGLKFFPAENITPAVIKALRAVLPQRLVCLPVGGIQPDPMQMRAYIQAGSNGFGLGGGLYQPGISLATLRQRALAYQAAWQHCVE; encoded by the coding sequence ATGAGCCCAGAGATTTTCTTCCAACAGTGGCAGCAGCAGCCCCTCCCGCTGGTAGCCATTTTACGTGGTATCACGCCAGCGGAGGCGGAGCCGGTCGCCGAAACTCTGCTGGACTGCGGCTTCCGCTATCTGGAAGTGCCGCTTAACAGCCCCAGCCCGTACGACTCTATCCGCTCGATCAGGCATACCGTTGGTGACAGGGGTTTTGTCGGTGCCGGCACCGTACTGAACGTTCAGCAGGTTGAAGAGGTAGCCAAAGCCGGAGGGCAGCTGATTATTTCTCCCAATGCCGACGCCGCCGTGATCGGCCATTCCCGTTACCTGAATCTGATCGGTTTGCCCGGCGTGGCGACGCCTTCCGAAGCCTTTGCTGCCCTCGCCGCCGGGGCCAGCGGGTTAAAATTTTTTCCCGCAGAAAACATCACTCCCGCCGTCATCAAGGCGCTGCGTGCCGTGCTTCCGCAAAGGCTGGTTTGCTTGCCGGTTGGCGGCATTCAGCCGGACCCCATGCAGATGCGTGCCTATATCCAGGCCGGCAGCAACGGATTTGGGTTGGGTGGCGGGCTCTATCAACCCGGCATCAGCCTGGCGACGTTGCGCCAACGGGCCCTGGCTTATCAGGCCGCCTGGCAACATTGCGTGGAATAG
- a CDS encoding TauD/TfdA dioxygenase family protein: MDKQQLNCRIELNSPFGAVLTPERPGQSISELPVAALRALAQQHHLLVLRGFDSGFTDPRVLTRYAGNWGEIMMWPFGAVLDVKEHPDAKDHIFDSSYVPLHWDGMYKPTIPEFQLFHCVAAPSQDEGGCTTFVDTTRLLANADESQLAQWLTVSISYRIKQVVHYGGEVCSPLVVTHPSGSGLIMRYNEPPTEGKKFLNQHALEYHGVPEDQQEAFHQTLQQHLYDPRHYYAHQWQQGDVVIADNFSLLHGREGFTARSARHLQRVHIQSNPVCANLALKPANAEA; encoded by the coding sequence ATGGACAAGCAACAATTGAACTGCCGTATTGAACTCAATAGCCCCTTTGGCGCTGTATTGACCCCAGAACGCCCAGGGCAATCCATCAGCGAGCTGCCGGTGGCGGCGTTGCGGGCGCTGGCACAGCAGCATCACCTGCTGGTGCTGCGCGGCTTCGATTCCGGTTTTACCGATCCTCGGGTACTGACCCGTTATGCCGGCAATTGGGGCGAGATCATGATGTGGCCCTTCGGCGCGGTGCTGGATGTGAAAGAACATCCAGACGCCAAGGACCATATTTTCGACAGCAGCTATGTGCCGCTGCACTGGGACGGCATGTATAAACCGACCATCCCGGAATTTCAGCTGTTCCACTGCGTAGCCGCGCCCTCGCAGGATGAAGGCGGTTGCACTACCTTTGTCGATACTACGCGCCTGCTGGCCAATGCCGATGAGTCGCAACTGGCACAGTGGCTGACGGTGTCGATCTCATACCGAATCAAGCAGGTGGTGCACTATGGTGGCGAGGTTTGCTCGCCGCTGGTGGTAACGCACCCGAGCGGGAGTGGGCTGATCATGCGCTACAACGAGCCGCCGACAGAGGGGAAGAAATTCCTCAACCAGCATGCGCTGGAATATCACGGGGTGCCGGAAGATCAGCAGGAAGCGTTCCATCAGACTCTGCAACAGCATCTCTACGATCCGCGCCACTATTACGCCCACCAGTGGCAGCAGGGCGATGTGGTGATCGCAGACAACTTCTCGCTGCTGCACGGGCGTGAAGGCTTTACCGCCCGCTCGGCCCGCCATTTGCAACGGGTTCATATACAGAGCAACCCGGTGTGCGCCAATCTGGCGCTGAAACCGGCCAACGCAGAGGCTTAA
- the pvcA gene encoding L-tyrosine isonitrile synthase, producing MDSARIEKISLKILHELLQYRRRFPGMETSNSEEELLVTQVQLPRIRAFIEQQQRIEFVLPAFPTKSPNTNKVIGAVPDMAERLSLIFLNSLCQRIQLYYPPGAHIVICSDGHVFGDLIRVSDDAINHYQREIETLLHEVGATHLSVFNLGDVEGLAEHTDDYDLLRQLLVDGYAEPESAIKQQLMESEQGLQLYRAITRFLYEDSQLPGYSGSNAALQKDAKLRACGVIQRSWAWGNLLAQHFPAAIRLSIHPQPADSLKIGIHMMPTKDDWLTPWHGVAANVNGQFVLMKRKDAQELEGELVAIRGTPSHYLIEQPQVV from the coding sequence GTGGACAGTGCCCGTATTGAAAAAATATCGTTAAAGATCCTTCATGAGCTATTGCAATATCGGCGTCGGTTCCCAGGAATGGAAACATCAAATTCCGAGGAAGAGCTGCTCGTTACTCAAGTGCAATTGCCGCGCATCCGGGCGTTCATTGAACAACAACAGCGGATTGAGTTTGTACTGCCTGCCTTTCCAACAAAATCACCCAATACCAATAAGGTAATTGGTGCGGTGCCCGATATGGCGGAACGCCTGTCGCTGATATTCCTTAATTCCCTCTGCCAGCGTATTCAGCTTTATTATCCGCCGGGTGCACATATTGTCATCTGTTCGGATGGTCACGTCTTCGGCGATTTAATCCGCGTCAGCGACGATGCCATCAACCACTATCAGCGCGAAATTGAAACTCTGCTGCATGAGGTTGGGGCCACGCACCTGAGCGTATTCAACCTGGGGGACGTGGAAGGGCTGGCGGAACATACCGACGACTACGACTTGCTGCGCCAGTTGCTGGTCGACGGTTATGCCGAACCGGAGTCGGCAATCAAACAACAGCTGATGGAAAGCGAGCAAGGGCTGCAACTGTACCGCGCCATTACCCGTTTCCTGTATGAAGACAGTCAACTGCCGGGCTACAGCGGCTCGAATGCCGCGCTGCAGAAAGACGCCAAGCTGCGGGCCTGCGGTGTGATCCAACGCAGCTGGGCCTGGGGCAATTTGCTGGCTCAGCATTTCCCGGCGGCGATCCGCTTGTCGATCCACCCGCAGCCTGCGGACAGCCTGAAAATAGGTATTCATATGATGCCGACCAAAGATGATTGGCTCACGCCATGGCACGGCGTCGCGGCCAACGTCAACGGACAGTTCGTGCTGATGAAACGCAAAGACGCTCAGGAGTTAGAGGGCGAACTGGTGGCGATCCGCGGTACGCCAAGCCATTACCTGATTGAACAACCTCAAGTGGTGTAA
- a CDS encoding sugar porter family MFS transporter, translated as MNKSSIPAKANRQTLQVCFLAALAGLLFGLDMGVIAGALPFLANEFSLSNQQQEVVVSIMMFGAALGALSSGPMSSHLGRKKSLLLGAVLFVVGSIGCAVAQNLEVLVISRFILGLAVGIASFTAPLYLSEIAPERIRGSMISLYQLMITIGILAAFLSDTAFSAGGHWRWMLGIITFPALVLFIGVLTLPESPRWLAMKGRGELAGKVLQLLRNSDDEARDELNQIRESLQMKQRGWQLFRYNAHFRRSTYLGVLLQFMQQFTGMTIIMYYAPKIFEIAGFATTREQMWCTVIAGLTNVLATFIAIALVDRWGRKPILKLGFSLMAICMATLGYMFYIGIGNPTEQYAAVTVLLIFIIGFAMSAGPLIWVLCSEIQPLAGRDFGVTCSTMANWIANMIIGATFLTLIDNLGSAGTFWLYALLNLLCIVLTLCFVPETKNISLERIEKNLMQGAALRHIGGPPQSKTVDRSLNTPA; from the coding sequence ATGAATAAATCATCTATTCCCGCAAAAGCAAACCGCCAAACCCTACAGGTTTGTTTTCTTGCCGCGTTAGCCGGCTTGCTGTTCGGCCTGGATATGGGGGTGATCGCCGGTGCATTGCCATTCCTGGCGAACGAATTTAGCCTCTCGAACCAACAGCAGGAAGTCGTCGTCAGCATCATGATGTTCGGAGCCGCGTTGGGGGCACTAAGCAGCGGGCCTATGTCTTCCCATCTGGGCCGTAAAAAAAGCCTGTTGTTAGGCGCGGTTTTGTTCGTCGTCGGCTCGATCGGTTGCGCCGTGGCCCAGAATCTAGAAGTGCTGGTGATTTCCCGCTTTATCCTCGGACTAGCCGTGGGCATAGCCTCGTTCACCGCGCCGCTGTATCTGTCGGAAATCGCTCCAGAGCGCATTCGCGGCAGCATGATTTCTCTCTATCAGTTGATGATTACCATTGGAATTTTGGCCGCCTTCCTGTCCGATACCGCATTCAGTGCCGGCGGACACTGGCGCTGGATGCTGGGCATCATCACTTTCCCGGCGCTGGTGCTATTTATCGGGGTACTGACATTGCCGGAAAGCCCACGCTGGTTGGCGATGAAGGGGCGCGGTGAATTGGCCGGCAAGGTCTTGCAACTGTTACGCAATTCGGATGATGAGGCTCGCGACGAACTCAACCAAATCCGTGAAAGCCTGCAAATGAAGCAACGAGGCTGGCAGCTGTTTCGCTACAACGCGCACTTTCGCCGCTCCACCTACCTGGGCGTTCTGCTGCAATTTATGCAGCAGTTCACCGGCATGACGATCATCATGTATTACGCCCCCAAGATTTTTGAAATCGCCGGTTTCGCCACCACCCGAGAGCAAATGTGGTGCACCGTGATAGCAGGCCTGACCAACGTGCTGGCCACCTTTATCGCGATCGCGCTGGTCGATCGCTGGGGCCGTAAACCGATCCTCAAACTCGGCTTCAGCCTGATGGCAATCTGCATGGCGACGCTCGGTTATATGTTTTATATCGGCATCGGCAATCCCACGGAGCAATACGCCGCAGTGACGGTGTTGCTGATCTTTATCATAGGTTTCGCCATGAGTGCCGGCCCATTGATTTGGGTGCTGTGCTCCGAAATCCAACCGCTGGCCGGACGAGACTTTGGCGTCACCTGCTCCACCATGGCCAATTGGATTGCCAACATGATCATCGGTGCCACCTTCCTGACGCTGATCGACAACCTCGGCAGCGCCGGGACCTTCTGGCTTTACGCGCTGCTCAACCTGCTGTGCATCGTTCTGACGTTATGTTTCGTACCGGAAACCAAAAATATCTCCCTTGAACGCATTGAAAAAAATCTGATGCAGGGTGCCGCCCTGCGCCACATAGGCGGGCCACCCCAGTCCAAGACTGTCGACCGTTCCTTGAATACGCCGGCATAA